The proteins below are encoded in one region of Neodiprion virginianus isolate iyNeoVirg1 chromosome 7, iyNeoVirg1.1, whole genome shotgun sequence:
- the LOC124309611 gene encoding glucose transporter type 1 isoform X4: protein MADSRGPNPISQLWTATVSPEPDSECLYEEISGLSVGHELERSEEGSEGGHRRNGAGGDRGVLDYTSRVEKQYAVRGCYGESGPGAALDAAATLKLTRGRTARYVSPHYQYGAGQIAERPSGRSPRDRFNRGSFSNETQEEIQEDDEATLRELLVSLQKQVSVMSMNLSAKLDELQRGDRQLETTVALCEIRTQLQELTKSVESCQSEVSEVKRDMVAIKHELDTVQQVKEEIEELREYVDRLEEHSHRRKLRLLEQGLTLFLSYAILAAVLGMLQFGYNTGVINAPEVNIENFMKDVYKDRYGEDIKESAVKRLYSVAVSIFAIGGMLGGFSGGMIANRFGRKGGLLLNNVLGIVGACLMGCTKIANSYEILFLGRFIIGVNCGLNTSLVPMYISEIAPLNLRGGLGTVNQLAVTVGLLVSQVLGIEQILGTRDRWPVLLGLAICPAILQLLLLPFCPESPRYLLITKQWEEEARKALRRLRASNQVEEDIEEMRAEERAQQAEASISMTELICSPTLRAPLVIGVVMQLSQQLSGINAVFYYSTDLFMSSGLTEESAKFATIGIGAIMVGMTLVSIPLMDRTGRRTLHLYGLGGMFIFSIFITISFLIKEFFGFVQEMIDWMSYLSVVSTLSFVVFFAVGPGSIPWMITAELFSQGPRPAAMSIAVLVNWMANFLVGICFPSMKTALDTYTFLPFSAFLAIFWIFTYKKVPETKNKTFEEILALFRHGNDRSMLNCVNALEEHIPPAESAALMVAEEKPHPDSFVFAAGSERSSIAPAQPERPPPPLPPPRFPNSGV, encoded by the exons ATGGCCGATTCACGCGGCCCCAACCCAATAAGTCAGTTGTGGACCGCGACAGTGTCTCCCGAACCGGACTCGGAGTGTCTGTACGAGGAGATATCAGGCCTCTCCGTGGGTCATGAATTAGAAAGATCGGAGGAAGGGAGCGAGGGTGGTCATAGGAGGAACGGCGCGGGAGGGGATAGGGGAGTCCTCGATTATACGTCCAGGGTGGAGAAGCAATATGCGGTGCGAGGGTGTTACGGGGAGTCTGGACCAGGCGCCGCACTCGACGCGGCTGCCACCCTCAAGCTGACGAGGGGTCGAACTGCTCGCTACGTCTCGCCCCATTACCAATACGGTGCAGGTCAGATCGCAGAGCGCCCTAGCGGCAGGTCACCACGCGACCGTTTCAACCGCGGCTCCTTCAGTAATGAGACGCAGGAAGAAATACAAGAGGACGATGAAGCCACTCTTAGGGAGTTGCTTGTAAG TCTGCAGAAGCAGGTCAGCGTGATGAGTATGAACTTGAGTGCCAAGCTGGATGAGCTGCAGCGGGGCGACCGCCAGCTAGAAACAACTGTTGCACTATGTGAAATTCGAACCCAACTGCAGGAGCTTACCAAGAGCGTAGAGTCTTGTCAGAGCGAAGTCAGTGAAGTAAAACGCGACATGGTGGCAATCAAG CACGAGTTAGACACGGTTCAACAGGTGAAGGAAGAGATAGAAGAATTACGGGAGTATGTGGATCGTCTGGAAGAGCATTCCCATCGAAGAAAGCTTAGACTACTTGAACAG GGGTTGACATTATTCCTGTCGTATGCAATTCTGGCAGCAGTACTTGGCATGCTACAGTTTGGATACAACACTGGTGTTATCAATGCTCCCGAAGTG AATATTGAGAACTTCATGAAGGATGTGTACAAAGATAGGTATGGGGAAGACATTAAAGAGAGCGCAGTTAAGAGGTTGTACTCAGTTGCGGTCAGTATATTCGCTATTGGCGGTATGCTTGGCGGTTTTAGTGGAGGGATGATTGCCAACAGATTTGGCAG AAAGGGGGGCTTACTGCTAAACAACGTGCTGGGCATCGTCGGGGCATGCCTTATGGGTTGCACCAAAATTGCCAACTCGTATGAAATCCTGTTCCTCGGCCGGTTCATCATCGGTGTTAATTGTGGCTTAAACACCTCCTTGGTTCCCATGTACATATCGGAAATAGCACCACTGAACTTGAGAGGCGGCCTGGGCACGGTGAACCAGCTCGCTGTTACGGTGGGCCTCCTGGTCTCCCAGGTGTTGGGCATCGAGCAGATTCTTGGCACAAGAGATCGCTGGCCGGTTCTTTTAGGTTTGGCCATCTGCCCTGCCATCCTGcagctattattattaccattttgTCCAGAATCTCCCAG ATACTTGCTCATAACAAAGCAATGGGAAGAGGAAGCAAGGAAAGCCTTGAGAAGGCTGAGAGCTAGTAATCAAGTGGAAGAAGATATTGAAGAGATGAGAGCAGAGGAACGTGCTCAACAGGCAGAAGCTTCCATTTCAATGACAGAACTCATATGCAGTCCAACATTAAGGGCTCCTCTGGTTATTGGTGTTGTTATGCAGTTGTCACAACAGCTGTCCGGTATTAACGCA GTTTTTTACTATTCTACAGATCTGTTCATGAGTTCTGGATTGACCGAAGAGAGTGCGAAGTTTGCAACCATTGGTATCGGAGCCATCATGGTTGGTATGACTTTGGTCTCGATTCCACTGATGGACAGGACAGGACGACGCACCCTCCACTTGTACGGTCTAGGCGGGATGTTCATCTTCTCCATCTTCATCACGATTTCATTCCTAATAAAG GAGTTTTTCGGTTTCGTGCAGGAAATGATTGACTGGATGTCTTACCTTTCGGTGGTCTCGACACTCAGTTTCGTCGTATTCTTTGCCGTGGGACCTGGATCCATTCCGTGGATGATCACAGCAGAGCTATTCTCCCAGGGTCCTAGGCCAGCAGCCATGTCCATTGCTGTACTCGTTAATTGGATGGCCAATTTCCTGGTCGGCATATGTTTTCCAAGCATGAAG ACTGCGCTAGACACCTACACGTTCCTGCCATTCAGTGCATTCTTAGCTATCTTTTGGATATTCACGTACAAGAAGGTTCCCGAAACGAAGAATAAAACGTTCGAAGAAATCCTTGCCTTGTTCAGACATGGTAACGACAG GAGCATGCTAAACTGTGTGAATGCGTTAGAGGAGCACATACCGCCAGCGGAGAGCGCTGCCCTGATGGTGGCCGAGGAGAAGCCACATCCTGACTCAT
- the LOC124309611 gene encoding glucose transporter type 1 isoform X8, which produces MADSRGPNPISQLWTATVSPEPDSECLYEEISGLSVGHELERSEEGSEGGHRRNGAGGDRGVLDYTSRVEKQYAVRGCYGESGPGAALDAAATLKLTRGRTARYVSPHYQYGAGQIAERPSGRSPRDRFNRGSFSNETQEEIQEDDEATLRELLVSLQKQVSVMSMNLSAKLDELQRGDRQLETTVALCEIRTQLQELTKSVESCQSEVSEVKRDMVAIKHELDTVQQVKEEIEELREYVDRLEEHSHRRKLRLLEQGLTLFLSYAILAAVLGMLQFGYNTGVINAPEVNIENFMKDVYKDRYGEDIKESAVKRLYSVAVSIFAIGGMLGGFSGGMIANRFGRKGGLLLNNVLGIVGACLMGCTKIANSYEILFLGRFIIGVNCGLNTSLVPMYISEIAPLNLRGGLGTVNQLAVTVGLLVSQVLGIEQILGTRDRWPVLLGLAICPAILQLLLLPFCPESPRYLLITKQWEEEARKALRRLRASNQVEEDIEEMRAEERAQQAEASISMTELICSPTLRAPLVIGVVMQLSQQLSGINAVFYYSTDLFMSSGLTEESAKFATIGIGAIMVGMTLVSIPLMDRTGRRTLHLYGLGGMFIFSIFITISFLIKEFFGFVQEMIDWMSYLSVVSTLSFVVFFAVGPGSIPWMITAELFSQGPRPAAMSIAVLVNWMANFLVGICFPSMKTALDTYTFLPFSAFLAIFWIFTYKKVPETKNKTFEEILALFRHGNDSCVCSWLRAIFHRSRSAGETTAPASPATLSEQRCLTMGNSS; this is translated from the exons ATGGCCGATTCACGCGGCCCCAACCCAATAAGTCAGTTGTGGACCGCGACAGTGTCTCCCGAACCGGACTCGGAGTGTCTGTACGAGGAGATATCAGGCCTCTCCGTGGGTCATGAATTAGAAAGATCGGAGGAAGGGAGCGAGGGTGGTCATAGGAGGAACGGCGCGGGAGGGGATAGGGGAGTCCTCGATTATACGTCCAGGGTGGAGAAGCAATATGCGGTGCGAGGGTGTTACGGGGAGTCTGGACCAGGCGCCGCACTCGACGCGGCTGCCACCCTCAAGCTGACGAGGGGTCGAACTGCTCGCTACGTCTCGCCCCATTACCAATACGGTGCAGGTCAGATCGCAGAGCGCCCTAGCGGCAGGTCACCACGCGACCGTTTCAACCGCGGCTCCTTCAGTAATGAGACGCAGGAAGAAATACAAGAGGACGATGAAGCCACTCTTAGGGAGTTGCTTGTAAG TCTGCAGAAGCAGGTCAGCGTGATGAGTATGAACTTGAGTGCCAAGCTGGATGAGCTGCAGCGGGGCGACCGCCAGCTAGAAACAACTGTTGCACTATGTGAAATTCGAACCCAACTGCAGGAGCTTACCAAGAGCGTAGAGTCTTGTCAGAGCGAAGTCAGTGAAGTAAAACGCGACATGGTGGCAATCAAG CACGAGTTAGACACGGTTCAACAGGTGAAGGAAGAGATAGAAGAATTACGGGAGTATGTGGATCGTCTGGAAGAGCATTCCCATCGAAGAAAGCTTAGACTACTTGAACAG GGGTTGACATTATTCCTGTCGTATGCAATTCTGGCAGCAGTACTTGGCATGCTACAGTTTGGATACAACACTGGTGTTATCAATGCTCCCGAAGTG AATATTGAGAACTTCATGAAGGATGTGTACAAAGATAGGTATGGGGAAGACATTAAAGAGAGCGCAGTTAAGAGGTTGTACTCAGTTGCGGTCAGTATATTCGCTATTGGCGGTATGCTTGGCGGTTTTAGTGGAGGGATGATTGCCAACAGATTTGGCAG AAAGGGGGGCTTACTGCTAAACAACGTGCTGGGCATCGTCGGGGCATGCCTTATGGGTTGCACCAAAATTGCCAACTCGTATGAAATCCTGTTCCTCGGCCGGTTCATCATCGGTGTTAATTGTGGCTTAAACACCTCCTTGGTTCCCATGTACATATCGGAAATAGCACCACTGAACTTGAGAGGCGGCCTGGGCACGGTGAACCAGCTCGCTGTTACGGTGGGCCTCCTGGTCTCCCAGGTGTTGGGCATCGAGCAGATTCTTGGCACAAGAGATCGCTGGCCGGTTCTTTTAGGTTTGGCCATCTGCCCTGCCATCCTGcagctattattattaccattttgTCCAGAATCTCCCAG ATACTTGCTCATAACAAAGCAATGGGAAGAGGAAGCAAGGAAAGCCTTGAGAAGGCTGAGAGCTAGTAATCAAGTGGAAGAAGATATTGAAGAGATGAGAGCAGAGGAACGTGCTCAACAGGCAGAAGCTTCCATTTCAATGACAGAACTCATATGCAGTCCAACATTAAGGGCTCCTCTGGTTATTGGTGTTGTTATGCAGTTGTCACAACAGCTGTCCGGTATTAACGCA GTTTTTTACTATTCTACAGATCTGTTCATGAGTTCTGGATTGACCGAAGAGAGTGCGAAGTTTGCAACCATTGGTATCGGAGCCATCATGGTTGGTATGACTTTGGTCTCGATTCCACTGATGGACAGGACAGGACGACGCACCCTCCACTTGTACGGTCTAGGCGGGATGTTCATCTTCTCCATCTTCATCACGATTTCATTCCTAATAAAG GAGTTTTTCGGTTTCGTGCAGGAAATGATTGACTGGATGTCTTACCTTTCGGTGGTCTCGACACTCAGTTTCGTCGTATTCTTTGCCGTGGGACCTGGATCCATTCCGTGGATGATCACAGCAGAGCTATTCTCCCAGGGTCCTAGGCCAGCAGCCATGTCCATTGCTGTACTCGTTAATTGGATGGCCAATTTCCTGGTCGGCATATGTTTTCCAAGCATGAAG ACTGCGCTAGACACCTACACGTTCCTGCCATTCAGTGCATTCTTAGCTATCTTTTGGATATTCACGTACAAGAAGGTTCCCGAAACGAAGAATAAAACGTTCGAAGAAATCCTTGCCTTGTTCAGACATGGTAACGACAG
- the LOC124309611 gene encoding glucose transporter type 1 isoform X11: protein MVSLPPSLQKQVSVMSMNLSAKLDELQRGDRQLETTVALCEIRTQLQELTKSVESCQSEVSEVKRDMVAIKHELDTVQQVKEEIEELREYVDRLEEHSHRRKLRLLEQGLTLFLSYAILAAVLGMLQFGYNTGVINAPEVNIENFMKDVYKDRYGEDIKESAVKRLYSVAVSIFAIGGMLGGFSGGMIANRFGRKGGLLLNNVLGIVGACLMGCTKIANSYEILFLGRFIIGVNCGLNTSLVPMYISEIAPLNLRGGLGTVNQLAVTVGLLVSQVLGIEQILGTRDRWPVLLGLAICPAILQLLLLPFCPESPRYLLITKQWEEEARKALRRLRASNQVEEDIEEMRAEERAQQAEASISMTELICSPTLRAPLVIGVVMQLSQQLSGINAVFYYSTDLFMSSGLTEESAKFATIGIGAIMVGMTLVSIPLMDRTGRRTLHLYGLGGMFIFSIFITISFLIKEFFGFVQEMIDWMSYLSVVSTLSFVVFFAVGPGSIPWMITAELFSQGPRPAAMSIAVLVNWMANFLVGICFPSMKTALDTYTFLPFSAFLAIFWIFTYKKVPETKNKTFEEILALFRHGNDRSSLRESRLYGSMLNCVNALEEHIPPAESAALMVAEEKPHPDSFVFAAGSERSSIAPAQPERPPPPLPPPRFPNSGV from the exons ATGGTCTCCCTACCTCCCAG TCTGCAGAAGCAGGTCAGCGTGATGAGTATGAACTTGAGTGCCAAGCTGGATGAGCTGCAGCGGGGCGACCGCCAGCTAGAAACAACTGTTGCACTATGTGAAATTCGAACCCAACTGCAGGAGCTTACCAAGAGCGTAGAGTCTTGTCAGAGCGAAGTCAGTGAAGTAAAACGCGACATGGTGGCAATCAAG CACGAGTTAGACACGGTTCAACAGGTGAAGGAAGAGATAGAAGAATTACGGGAGTATGTGGATCGTCTGGAAGAGCATTCCCATCGAAGAAAGCTTAGACTACTTGAACAG GGGTTGACATTATTCCTGTCGTATGCAATTCTGGCAGCAGTACTTGGCATGCTACAGTTTGGATACAACACTGGTGTTATCAATGCTCCCGAAGTG AATATTGAGAACTTCATGAAGGATGTGTACAAAGATAGGTATGGGGAAGACATTAAAGAGAGCGCAGTTAAGAGGTTGTACTCAGTTGCGGTCAGTATATTCGCTATTGGCGGTATGCTTGGCGGTTTTAGTGGAGGGATGATTGCCAACAGATTTGGCAG AAAGGGGGGCTTACTGCTAAACAACGTGCTGGGCATCGTCGGGGCATGCCTTATGGGTTGCACCAAAATTGCCAACTCGTATGAAATCCTGTTCCTCGGCCGGTTCATCATCGGTGTTAATTGTGGCTTAAACACCTCCTTGGTTCCCATGTACATATCGGAAATAGCACCACTGAACTTGAGAGGCGGCCTGGGCACGGTGAACCAGCTCGCTGTTACGGTGGGCCTCCTGGTCTCCCAGGTGTTGGGCATCGAGCAGATTCTTGGCACAAGAGATCGCTGGCCGGTTCTTTTAGGTTTGGCCATCTGCCCTGCCATCCTGcagctattattattaccattttgTCCAGAATCTCCCAG ATACTTGCTCATAACAAAGCAATGGGAAGAGGAAGCAAGGAAAGCCTTGAGAAGGCTGAGAGCTAGTAATCAAGTGGAAGAAGATATTGAAGAGATGAGAGCAGAGGAACGTGCTCAACAGGCAGAAGCTTCCATTTCAATGACAGAACTCATATGCAGTCCAACATTAAGGGCTCCTCTGGTTATTGGTGTTGTTATGCAGTTGTCACAACAGCTGTCCGGTATTAACGCA GTTTTTTACTATTCTACAGATCTGTTCATGAGTTCTGGATTGACCGAAGAGAGTGCGAAGTTTGCAACCATTGGTATCGGAGCCATCATGGTTGGTATGACTTTGGTCTCGATTCCACTGATGGACAGGACAGGACGACGCACCCTCCACTTGTACGGTCTAGGCGGGATGTTCATCTTCTCCATCTTCATCACGATTTCATTCCTAATAAAG GAGTTTTTCGGTTTCGTGCAGGAAATGATTGACTGGATGTCTTACCTTTCGGTGGTCTCGACACTCAGTTTCGTCGTATTCTTTGCCGTGGGACCTGGATCCATTCCGTGGATGATCACAGCAGAGCTATTCTCCCAGGGTCCTAGGCCAGCAGCCATGTCCATTGCTGTACTCGTTAATTGGATGGCCAATTTCCTGGTCGGCATATGTTTTCCAAGCATGAAG ACTGCGCTAGACACCTACACGTTCCTGCCATTCAGTGCATTCTTAGCTATCTTTTGGATATTCACGTACAAGAAGGTTCCCGAAACGAAGAATAAAACGTTCGAAGAAATCCTTGCCTTGTTCAGACATGGTAACGACAG GAGCAGCTTGCGGGAAAGCAGATTATACGG GAGCATGCTAAACTGTGTGAATGCGTTAGAGGAGCACATACCGCCAGCGGAGAGCGCTGCCCTGATGGTGGCCGAGGAGAAGCCACATCCTGACTCAT
- the LOC124309611 gene encoding glucose transporter type 1 isoform X12, whose product MSMNLSAKLDELQRGDRQLETTVALCEIRTQLQELTKSVESCQSEVSEVKRDMVAIKHELDTVQQVKEEIEELREYVDRLEEHSHRRKLRLLEQGLTLFLSYAILAAVLGMLQFGYNTGVINAPEVNIENFMKDVYKDRYGEDIKESAVKRLYSVAVSIFAIGGMLGGFSGGMIANRFGRKGGLLLNNVLGIVGACLMGCTKIANSYEILFLGRFIIGVNCGLNTSLVPMYISEIAPLNLRGGLGTVNQLAVTVGLLVSQVLGIEQILGTRDRWPVLLGLAICPAILQLLLLPFCPESPRYLLITKQWEEEARKALRRLRASNQVEEDIEEMRAEERAQQAEASISMTELICSPTLRAPLVIGVVMQLSQQLSGINAVFYYSTDLFMSSGLTEESAKFATIGIGAIMVGMTLVSIPLMDRTGRRTLHLYGLGGMFIFSIFITISFLIKEFFGFVQEMIDWMSYLSVVSTLSFVVFFAVGPGSIPWMITAELFSQGPRPAAMSIAVLVNWMANFLVGICFPSMKTALDTYTFLPFSAFLAIFWIFTYKKVPETKNKTFEEILALFRHGNDRSSLRESRLYGSMLNCVNALEEHIPPAESAALMVAEEKPHPDSFVFAAGSERSSIAPAQPERPPPPLPPPRFPNSGV is encoded by the exons ATGAGTATGAACTTGAGTGCCAAGCTGGATGAGCTGCAGCGGGGCGACCGCCAGCTAGAAACAACTGTTGCACTATGTGAAATTCGAACCCAACTGCAGGAGCTTACCAAGAGCGTAGAGTCTTGTCAGAGCGAAGTCAGTGAAGTAAAACGCGACATGGTGGCAATCAAG CACGAGTTAGACACGGTTCAACAGGTGAAGGAAGAGATAGAAGAATTACGGGAGTATGTGGATCGTCTGGAAGAGCATTCCCATCGAAGAAAGCTTAGACTACTTGAACAG GGGTTGACATTATTCCTGTCGTATGCAATTCTGGCAGCAGTACTTGGCATGCTACAGTTTGGATACAACACTGGTGTTATCAATGCTCCCGAAGTG AATATTGAGAACTTCATGAAGGATGTGTACAAAGATAGGTATGGGGAAGACATTAAAGAGAGCGCAGTTAAGAGGTTGTACTCAGTTGCGGTCAGTATATTCGCTATTGGCGGTATGCTTGGCGGTTTTAGTGGAGGGATGATTGCCAACAGATTTGGCAG AAAGGGGGGCTTACTGCTAAACAACGTGCTGGGCATCGTCGGGGCATGCCTTATGGGTTGCACCAAAATTGCCAACTCGTATGAAATCCTGTTCCTCGGCCGGTTCATCATCGGTGTTAATTGTGGCTTAAACACCTCCTTGGTTCCCATGTACATATCGGAAATAGCACCACTGAACTTGAGAGGCGGCCTGGGCACGGTGAACCAGCTCGCTGTTACGGTGGGCCTCCTGGTCTCCCAGGTGTTGGGCATCGAGCAGATTCTTGGCACAAGAGATCGCTGGCCGGTTCTTTTAGGTTTGGCCATCTGCCCTGCCATCCTGcagctattattattaccattttgTCCAGAATCTCCCAG ATACTTGCTCATAACAAAGCAATGGGAAGAGGAAGCAAGGAAAGCCTTGAGAAGGCTGAGAGCTAGTAATCAAGTGGAAGAAGATATTGAAGAGATGAGAGCAGAGGAACGTGCTCAACAGGCAGAAGCTTCCATTTCAATGACAGAACTCATATGCAGTCCAACATTAAGGGCTCCTCTGGTTATTGGTGTTGTTATGCAGTTGTCACAACAGCTGTCCGGTATTAACGCA GTTTTTTACTATTCTACAGATCTGTTCATGAGTTCTGGATTGACCGAAGAGAGTGCGAAGTTTGCAACCATTGGTATCGGAGCCATCATGGTTGGTATGACTTTGGTCTCGATTCCACTGATGGACAGGACAGGACGACGCACCCTCCACTTGTACGGTCTAGGCGGGATGTTCATCTTCTCCATCTTCATCACGATTTCATTCCTAATAAAG GAGTTTTTCGGTTTCGTGCAGGAAATGATTGACTGGATGTCTTACCTTTCGGTGGTCTCGACACTCAGTTTCGTCGTATTCTTTGCCGTGGGACCTGGATCCATTCCGTGGATGATCACAGCAGAGCTATTCTCCCAGGGTCCTAGGCCAGCAGCCATGTCCATTGCTGTACTCGTTAATTGGATGGCCAATTTCCTGGTCGGCATATGTTTTCCAAGCATGAAG ACTGCGCTAGACACCTACACGTTCCTGCCATTCAGTGCATTCTTAGCTATCTTTTGGATATTCACGTACAAGAAGGTTCCCGAAACGAAGAATAAAACGTTCGAAGAAATCCTTGCCTTGTTCAGACATGGTAACGACAG GAGCAGCTTGCGGGAAAGCAGATTATACGG GAGCATGCTAAACTGTGTGAATGCGTTAGAGGAGCACATACCGCCAGCGGAGAGCGCTGCCCTGATGGTGGCCGAGGAGAAGCCACATCCTGACTCAT